The nucleotide window GACGTATCATCCGGCATGTCCCAGGCCACAGGTTTGCTTGAGAACATCCCGATGTTTCCGTTGCCGCGCATGGTGTTGCTGCCCAAGGCAGTTCTGCCATTGCACATCTTCGAGGAGCGGTACCGCCAGATGACCGCCGACGCGCTCGAAGGCGAGCAGCTCATGGTAATTGGCCATCTCCAGGAAGGGTTTGAATCGGTCCCCGACGGCATCGACCCGCCGGTGTTCGAGCATTGTTGCCTGGGTGCCATCATCGACCATCGCAGGCTCGATGACGGGCGCTACAACATTCTTGTGCAGGGCACCGAGCGTGTTCGCATCACGCGCGAGTACGAGTCCGACACGAACGGCAAGATGTACCGGCGGGTCGATCTCAAGGCCGTGGCTCAGAGCAAGGTGTTCGAAATCGACCTTGCGGATCAGCGCGAAAAGCTTCGCGAGATCATTGATCGTGAGCCGATCGCCGGGACGCCGCTGCAGCAGCAGGTGCTCAAGTTGCTCGACAGCCCGTTGCCGACCGCGGAGGTGGCGGACGTGCTGGCGTTCGAGATGGTGTCCGACGCGGTGGTCAAGCAGGCGGTGCTCGAGGAGCGGGATGTGGTTCGCCGGGTGAGGCGGGTCGTGCGACACCTGACCCGGATGTTCCCCGACGCCGAGGCGTTGGCACTCCGCGAAGGCCGGGCGAATCTTGCAGACTAGCGGTTCCGTTACGCTACGATGCCGCCACCGACTGCCGGCTTCATGAACTATTTCGCGTACGGTTCCAACCTCAACCTCGAAGCAGTCGCCGATTGGTGTCGGCACTACGGTCTGCGTTCGCCCGCACTCCGTAACGGCAAGCCGGCGATCCTCGACAACTACCGGATGGGCTTTCCGATCTACTCCGAGTACTGGGGTGGCGGCATCGCCGACGTGGTGTACGACCCCGGCAAATACGTTTGTGGCGTGCTCTTCGAAGTTCAAGACCGCGATCTCGAAACGCTTGATCGAAAGGTCGGCAGGCAGGTCGATGCGAGCGGCACGGAGATCGGCATCTACGGCCGGGTCGAAGTTCGTTGTCGGCACACGGGCGGTGGTCCCGAGGTTTTGGCATGGACCTATGCCGGCGTTGATCCCGCCAAGTTCGACGTGCCACCCACGGAGAACTATGTCGACTCGCTCGTGAAGGGTTGCTACGAGAACGGCCTGACGAGCATGTGGATCGAATACCTTCGCAGCTTCCGCACCCAGCCGGGCAAGAAGCCGCGGCCACCGGTCGGTCAGTCGTAGAACGTGGCCGTAGAGTCCGACATGGTTGCCCCGGTGATCTCGATCGTTGTGCCCGCGCTCAACGAGCAGGACAACGTCGGGCCGCTCGTCGAAGAGATCGCGGCGGCGTTCGGCGACACCGCGGAAGTCATCATCGTTGACGACGGCTCGACCGACGCGACGCCGGACAACCTCGAGCAGATGCTCGAAGCATGTCGTTGGCTGCAAAACTGGCCGCGGCTCCGCGTGCTCCGTCATGAGATGCCGCTTGGACAGAGTGCGGCCATGGGTGCGGGCGTGTCGGTGGCGACGGCGCCGTTGGTGGCTTTCCTCGACGCCGATCTTCAGAACGACCCGGCCGAGTTGATGGGCATGATGAACCTACTAAACGAACGCAGCGTCGATCTGGTGCAAGGCGATCGCAGCGCGACGCGGGCCGACAGCGGGCCACGGAAACTTGCCAGCAGTATCGGCCGGCTTGCCCGGCGCGCGGTCATCGGCGATGCCGTCCGCGACACCGGCTGCTCCGCTCGCGTGCTCAAGGCCGAGTTTGCCCGAAAACTACCTTTGCATCTCAAAGGGATGCACCGGTTCATCCCCGCCATGGTCGCCATGCACGGCGGGGTCATCGCCGAGTATCCGGTGCGTCACCGCGTTCGTCACACGGGTCAAACCAAGTACGGCGTCGGTGTTCTTCAACGCGGGCTCGGTGGGTTGCGGGACCTGCTCGCCGTGCGCTGGATGAAGAAGCGCATCCGACGAAGCGATGCACAAGAGATCACGGTGGAGCATCGGCCGCAATGACCTACCGTCTTGCCC belongs to Planctomycetota bacterium and includes:
- a CDS encoding LON peptidase substrate-binding domain-containing protein translates to MSQATGLLENIPMFPLPRMVLLPKAVLPLHIFEERYRQMTADALEGEQLMVIGHLQEGFESVPDGIDPPVFEHCCLGAIIDHRRLDDGRYNILVQGTERVRITREYESDTNGKMYRRVDLKAVAQSKVFEIDLADQREKLREIIDREPIAGTPLQQQVLKLLDSPLPTAEVADVLAFEMVSDAVVKQAVLEERDVVRRVRRVVRHLTRMFPDAEALALREGRANLAD
- a CDS encoding gamma-glutamylcyclotransferase family protein: MPPPTAGFMNYFAYGSNLNLEAVADWCRHYGLRSPALRNGKPAILDNYRMGFPIYSEYWGGGIADVVYDPGKYVCGVLFEVQDRDLETLDRKVGRQVDASGTEIGIYGRVEVRCRHTGGGPEVLAWTYAGVDPAKFDVPPTENYVDSLVKGCYENGLTSMWIEYLRSFRTQPGKKPRPPVGQS
- a CDS encoding glycosyltransferase family 2 protein; its protein translation is MVAPVISIVVPALNEQDNVGPLVEEIAAAFGDTAEVIIVDDGSTDATPDNLEQMLEACRWLQNWPRLRVLRHEMPLGQSAAMGAGVSVATAPLVAFLDADLQNDPAELMGMMNLLNERSVDLVQGDRSATRADSGPRKLASSIGRLARRAVIGDAVRDTGCSARVLKAEFARKLPLHLKGMHRFIPAMVAMHGGVIAEYPVRHRVRHTGQTKYGVGVLQRGLGGLRDLLAVRWMKKRIRRSDAQEITVEHRPQ